The region AAACGATTTGTGCGTTCCCCCATATTGCATTGTCATATTATAAAgctttcttaaaatatataagatgcATTCCAAAATGGtggtgaattatttttttaaaacaaaaataaatctgGTAATAACGAAtctgaaataatttttaactcatttaaaataaatttttacattcacaaaaaaattatgaatttgatttttagttttaaaacacttttactaatttttaccaTGACTTCCTCTTTTATCTCCATCATCGTTAAAAATCAAATGTCATAATATACTACTTCTATTATTGTATTTTGTCAAATTCTCGCTATCTTGTTagtataatatcaaaattattattatgtaggTTAGTCTATCCATATACCTTGTATACAAATAtacattcaaaatatttttgacatgtGATAAACaacctttaaattaaaattaattttttataaatttaaaactgaaaaccatcataaaataaaatctaatttaCAAAGCTAGAtgtagtttttaaatattttaatatatctagTAATTCAAGATAATTATACAATGTTAAATGTTAGTGAaatgttttaagattttgtcCCTTAATCAAATGGTCCGAATTCGAATTctaataatattactttatataataaattatattgattaattaaatttataattaatattgtatttaatttacaaattatcTTTAGATTAAGTAATGTGTTAATATAAATTCTTTATTATCAAGCGATAACTTgatcttaaaatttaatgaataaaCAGTAAATGTAGAGTGACGTTATGCCAATATAAATACGTcagaatatgtatttttttattacaaagtTGGTACTGCATTCAATATCTATCAATTTTCGggtatcaattttattttttagaagacCCAAAGTTTTTACATTGCCTAAACATTTGAGTTAATGAAgttataactaaattttttattctttatggtTACATAAATGTTTGTCCGTGTTTATATAATGTTGAGAAAGGGTCACTTTCTTCCATGTCATTACGAGTTGTCCTGAGAACACTTATGAGTTGAATaagatattttcttatttttcaatttcaatttgaaaaaaaaaaaaaaactttagttTGTTAAAGTTCATAACTTTTCATGCAGATGGCATGAATTCCTATTCAAAGACAGCAAATTGGTGAAAGCTCGTATACGTTAAATCAGAGGGCGTGATAAATTGTGGCTTTCCAAGGTAAGTGAATTGAATATGTGTAGTGTCGTTTTTTCTTATCTTTGGTAATGGTTTCCATGATACACTTCACACGATTCGATTAAAATTACAATCAATTCATGCCTATGAATGTTCCCATTTTTCACTCACATATATTCTACTTTTATTAAGTTAAACTTATATAAGAGACTAAAACTATTTTCAacctaaaattttatgattataactaaatttttttatttttatccaatatgaaattttgaaaaacgtTGGAGAATTGATTCCAGCTGAATCAAATGCAAAAATAACATCATTTaacgtaatttttttattctttaattgattttaaaaactaaatacgTAGTGATTCCGCGTTAGAAAATCAATTCAAAACTCACTTAAATTTCTAATGCTTTGTAAAAGTTAAAGTTATAGAGTAGTAGATTAGACTTTTATGGAGGAAATCTCACTTGAATTTTCTCgttttcatgcatttttattaacaaatcaAATGACTTTTTATGTTCAGGAAAATTCATTCTACAAAACTTCATTCTATTATGAAGTTGGAATAACGGTTAGAGGTGACACTTTGAGTCTTTGATCAAAACTAGGTTCTTCAAGAGTTACAACAATGGCATTGGCATCTATTCCAAAACTAGTGCTTGGATCCGTTGCCTTTGCAATCTTTTGGATGCTAGCAGTTTTTCCTGCTGTGCCATTCCTTCCCATTGGAAGAACTGCAGGGTCGTTGTTAGGTGCAATGTTGATGGTCATATTCCAAGTTATTAGTCCAGATCAAGCATATGAAGCAATCGATCTTCCAATTCTAGGTCTACTTTTCGGCACAATGGTAGTTAGTGTTTACCTGGAAAGAGCTGACATGTTCAAATACATAGGAAAATTGCTTTCTTGGAAAAGCAGAGGAGCAAAGGACTTACTCTTCAGAATTTGTGTGATTTCTGCTGTTTCAAGTGCTCTTTTCACCAACGACACTGCTTGTGTTGTTCTCACAGAATTCATATTGAAAATCGCAAAGCAACACAACCTCCCACCACACCCTTTGTTGCTTGCACTTGCCACAAGTGCTAACATTGGCTCTGCAGCAACTCCAATTGGGAACCCTCAAAACCTTGTCATAGCAGTTGAGGGTAAAATTTCATTTGGGCAATTTCTGATTGGTGTTCTTCCAGCTATGGTTGTAGGGGTTGTAATGAATGATTTGATTCTCATGGTCATGTATTGGAGGGTGTTGTCTATTCAAAAGGATGAAGAGGATCCACTAGCAAGTCATGCAGCAGAGGAAGAGGTTAATTCTCATCACTTTTCCCCAGCCACAATGTCTCATTTTAGCTCACTCAACTCTGAACAGTGGAATACACGCATGGAAAATTTCAATCTTCCGAGTTCCCCTCACGTTCAGACTCTAAGAAACCGATCGGTAGTGGGTGATGGTGAAATCGACAGGGTTCTCAGTAACACGTTGGATTCCACGAGAAACTCAAATGCATCAAAGGAGGAGACAAATGGTATGAGTTATGAGACACGTGAGGAAACTACTAGTCCTTCAAAAACTGATGCGAAAGGGGTTAAACCAGTTGTGGAAACTGTCTTGAACACTTTAGAAGTAAAGGAGAATTTGAGTGTAAGATGGAGATATATACTATGGAAGTCGTGTGTTTACATAATCACATTGGGAATGTTGGTTGCAATGCTTCTTGGTTTGAATATGTCATGGAGTGCTATTTCAGCTGCTCTAGCTTTGGTTGTTCTTGATTTCCAAGATGCTGGACCATCCTTAGAAAAGGTAAGATTTATCTTTCATGGGTTATGTTTTCGGTTTTTAAACTATAACATGATTTgtattttcattcttatttcaaattttgattctATTAGGTTTACATACTTAATGCATGGACCGAGTCCTTCTCATTCAACAACGTTAACTGTTATTTGGCATGACAAATGTCGAATTATGCTGACTTTTCAAAATGTTGTCAAGTGGAGAATTTGTGAACTGATCCGACTTGAGTTGTCGTTTGTCacgtaaaaataacaattaatattattgggTGGAAAGGACTACATCTATATCTTAAGTATAGGGATCTAGCCTAATTAAAGTGTTTAAGATAAGTACGAAAATCAAAATCGTGTTACAGTATAGGgacaaaaacaataattaaccttaatttttatttttctcttgaaACAAAATCAGCAAGTAAAAATTGTTGTTTTGGTGCAAATTTAACTTTGGATAATGGTTTTTGTTGGAACAGGTTTCTTATTCACTGTTGATATTCTTTTGTGGAATGTTCATAACAGTAGATGGTTTCAATAAAACTGGAATTCCAGGTGCTCTTTGGGAGGTTATGGAACCTTATTCTCGAGTTGACCGTGCTAGTGGAATAGCAATACTTGCTCTGGTTATACTTATCTTATCAAATGTGGCTTCTAATGTTCCAACTGGTATGTGTCATGTTACTCAAATattcaatttacttttttacttttttcagttattttttcttctaacttTTTTGTTCATCATGTCACATGGTTGTTTTTAATGTTGAATGCATTGTCATGGAAAAGAAACTTGATTTATAATGTTTTCTTTGTCCATGTTCACTCATTGGTAGTTAAAATgctctttttaaaaaaagttttatcagTATCCAAATGAAAACTTGTGAATGATTAGTTAACAAGAATCTTTAATAGCATTGAAAGTCTTCATTATGGCAACCGATCAATGAATAAACTAAATTTTCATCAAAGTACTAAAACTCTACAAATAAGGATAATATCATTTTTGGGACCTTTGTCTTATTAGTTAACAAAGAACATTATAAAAGAGAATAGTGACTCGTTTTGTAGgcataaaactatatatatatatatatatatatatatatatatatatatatatatatatatatatatatcctaataGTTTAATTTCAGTTAGTTTgggtttaaataattttacattgttAAAGAAAGTGCCAAATGTCACAAATTTCTCCTTGTGAttattctttgttttcttttagaacatatatattacaataaattttgtttaatatcaTAAAATGTAATTCTAAAGttaatttgttaactttttattttcacaaatatcaaattattccGTCAAAGTTGGGAAGGGTTGCTTAGAATTTTGCAACAATGATGGTCCACATCGAGACCAAAAAGTtatctttgaattttcatacgtggaaaaaaaaagattttatgttaattaacaACTTATCTTtccaatttattaatattatgaacatgataaatttatttaaacagaATATAActgtattattaatttatttatttaccaatTCCCtaatatattaagatatattttttaccatgagtaaatataaaaataagtgtaAATGCATTTATTCattaataaacttaatatacaATGTCCTTATTTTGTGATGAAGTGCATTTTAATTTATGACCGTATATAGTTCTCAATAGTATTATCctcttttataactttattaaataatatgacAACTCTGTTTTCTTTATCAACgatgttataaaaatagttctgtttttgtgattttaatacttataattaagttatattaaatcataatattaatattaatgaattaaattaaatcacgGAGtaaattcttctttttcatGGGTATAAAAGACTTTTCTTTTAAGTGATTGGCTtttaacttacattttttttaaagaaaattactttaaaaaaaattaaacattggGTTAATCTTgtttatgaagttttttttagatattttaatcttatatattttctatcatATTTGTTGGGTATTGTATCTTCTATTTTCGTATAAtagtttttcattaattaaattttaaaatttgagttcCACTTTACTATTTAGGTTCATTATTGACATGTTTCACTAATGAAAAGAGCTGGAAAAGGGGTGTAAACACTAGTTAATAATTCAACGTAACACGGACAATGAACCgaaatattataaacaaaagtcattttcagttttcaatataataatttataaataaggtttatatattttataagaaataaacaaTGGAAATAATCCTcaaaatttaagttattgtCTTTTATAAAAGGAACCTTCAAATACATGTTTTCTATAATATTGTAGTTTTGAATAgtctttaaacttttaatttagaGCTTGGAAGAGTTTCATACCATGAATAAATGTGTTAAGCTTGTACTTATCCTATAGTTTTCACTTTTCAAGACATTCATAGCATATAATGTCATTGTAACAATAAGTACATAAATGAGATATAGTACATGAAGTTTATATGGAAATTAGaataacttttgaaaatttcaaaagcttaaaaaatagttaaatctttcagaattttttttatcataaaagatTCAAATTGACCATTTCTAAAATAAGTTGTTTATATAATAGAGTAGATATCATTTTCAACATAAAATCTTAAAACTTAATGTTTATGGATATTATCTTTTGACGAGACATGAAACACCGGATGAAgatgttatattttttgtagtTCTATTACTCGGAGGACCGGTTGCAGCCTCAGCTGCTGCAATCTCGCAAGAAAGTGAAAAGAAAGCATGGTTGATACTGGCTTGGGCAAGCACAGTTGCAGGAAACTTGTCACTTCTAGGATCAGCAGCAAACTTAATAGTGTGTGAACAAGCTCGCCGTACTCCTAACATTGCATACACTTTAACTTTCTGGAACCATCTCAAATTTGGTCTTCCTTCAACTCTCGTAATCACTGCTATTGGTTTGACACTCATAAGATgattatactaataatttcaTTCAACACAAATACTTATAGTAGAATAAGCTTATTGCAGTGTGGtttatgatttttgaaaaaatatatgtaacaataatcaattttttgtCTTCTTATCATTTATGTTacatacaaatataatcaatgatTATTCCAAAAGTTGGTTTATGTTTCAACTATGAAACAAAAGACTAATCTGAGACATGTTTCTTTGTACAAGGAAATGTTAATTGTGACTCATAAAACACATGCTTTTGTGAGTCTTCTATCATTCTATTAGAAGTTTGTTAAATTGATCATAAATGTTGGTCTTATTTGGGATCTTATATATTCAATGATATAAGAGTTTAGTACCGATGACTAACATAATCTTATTTTGATATAAGAACTTTGAGAGCCTAATAAACTATGAAACTCCAAAAAGAAAATGGATCGCAAATGAATTATCataacttttcattttataatggTAAGCATTTAAGCAATTTTAAAAGCTATCATAGGAAAAGAATGaacaactaaaattatttaatatatatatatatatatatatatatatatataatttattcatattttatttatatatttgtattaatcGAGCTATCTAACatcttttctatttatttaaatttatctttaattagacactatttatttatatatatttacttgtaattatacaacattttatttattcaattataatatttatcattttataatatttatcattttatttgcttataacaagtaaatataattataatagttagtgtgaaatgttaaaatttataataaataaggaTTTGCTT is a window of Vigna unguiculata cultivar IT97K-499-35 chromosome 4, ASM411807v1, whole genome shotgun sequence DNA encoding:
- the LOC114182730 gene encoding silicon efflux transporter LSI2-like is translated as MALASIPKLVLGSVAFAIFWMLAVFPAVPFLPIGRTAGSLLGAMLMVIFQVISPDQAYEAIDLPILGLLFGTMVVSVYLERADMFKYIGKLLSWKSRGAKDLLFRICVISAVSSALFTNDTACVVLTEFILKIAKQHNLPPHPLLLALATSANIGSAATPIGNPQNLVIAVEGKISFGQFLIGVLPAMVVGVVMNDLILMVMYWRVLSIQKDEEDPLASHAAEEEVNSHHFSPATMSHFSSLNSEQWNTRMENFNLPSSPHVQTLRNRSVVGDGEIDRVLSNTLDSTRNSNASKEETNGMSYETREETTSPSKTDAKGVKPVVETVLNTLEVKENLSVRWRYILWKSCVYIITLGMLVAMLLGLNMSWSAISAALALVVLDFQDAGPSLEKVSYSLLIFFCGMFITVDGFNKTGIPGALWEVMEPYSRVDRASGIAILALVILILSNVASNVPTVLLLGGPVAASAAAISQESEKKAWLILAWASTVAGNLSLLGSAANLIVCEQARRTPNIAYTLTFWNHLKFGLPSTLVITAIGLTLIR